The window AGGCCTGCCAAAAACTGCCACCGATGAGGAGATCAAAAAGGCCTACAGAAAATTGGCATTGCGCTATCATCCTGATAAAAATAAAGCCGCCAATGCCGAAGAGAAATTCAAAGAAGTTGCCGAGGCCTATGAGGTGCTATCGGATAAAAGTAAACGAGAGGTGTACGATAAATATGGCGAAGATGGTCTAAAAAGTAATGGTaagtaataattaatttacaaTTGAAGATATAATAGTCTAAATTTGTTTGATATTAGTTTACTATCTCTTCTCATACTCATATGATATCAAAGGTTGTGAAATGGGGAAACTGTGTcccttaaagtatgctataggaTTCGTTCTTCTcaacaaatttataacttttgaAGTAGAAGATTTTctacaaaaacaatttgttcCCAGTACTACTTTTTTATGCACAGAACATTCCAaaatatgtgcatatacaCTTTATATAGTTAAAAGATGGAATTCTTGTGCTgattattgcatacttttgggtgcAAAGTTCTTTCACAGCGTTTCTTTCACAATCCTGATCGTACTCAACATATTTCACAACGAATTAAACTAATCTAACTTCCGTCAATGATTAAAACATAGCTTCTATTAGAAAATAAAGTAAAGTTGATATACAATATCCCTTCTTTTCACATTTCTCTTCACCAGGTACTCGAAATGGTGGCAGTTCGAATAATACATTTACATATCAGTTCCATGGTGATCCACGTGCCACATTTGCCCAGTTCTTTGGCAATAGTAATCCATTTGCCTCATTCTTTGATATGGGCGATAATCTGTTTGATAAGAATGTCTTTGATTTGGATACGGAACCAGATTTCTTTTCATCACCATTTGGCGGAATTGGTTCACGGCATGGCCTAGGCAGTGCTTTCAGGTTGGTTAACAATTTCAATGTTTATTCCATTGATGGCTAATCTTTCGTAGGCCCTCTTTCAGATCACACTCCTTCAATGTGCACACGCCATTTAAGAAGGAACAGAAACAAGATCCACCCGTCGAACATGATCTCTATGTCACACTGGAGGAAATCTATCATGGCTGTgttaagaaaatgaaaatctcACGACGTGTTGTCCAGCCAGATGGCAGCTCCAAGAAGGAAGATAAAGTTCTACAGATATCAATTAAGCCCGGTTGGAAATCTGGCACCAAAGTCACCTTCCAAAAGGAAGGTGATCAAGCACCCGGTAAAATACCAGCGGATATTGTGTTCATCATAAGAGATAAACCGCATGCCATGTTCAAGCGTGAGGGCAGCGATTTACGCTATACGGCGAGACTGACACTAAAGCAGGTGAGTGAGCAACGGGTGGAGTGAGTGGAGGGGGGTAATCAAAGGGAATTTCACATCGTTTGTCGATCGCGTTAAAGATATCTGCCTTTCAATCGGCTGTGTTTTGGCTGTTCTCACAGTATGGCGCCCAATTAAAGCCCCGGCCAGCGCCTAAATCAAATTGTAATCAAAATCAAGCATTATGGTTATGGCAAATTTACCATATACGCCAAGCTGACCAGACAACCAGCCTGCCTGCCTACCAATTTGGTCAACATGGTCAAGTTTCAATTAACAACCAACAGAGAGTGAACAGAGTTCAGTTTGCTTGCTTCATCTCAGATTTCGCATGGCTCCTCAGAGGTGTTAAATTTTTCACAGCCAAATCGCGCAAAACTTCGCACAAACTTTACGCtccaaaattatttttgggGGCGGACGCTATTGGAGGGGAGGAAaatcattaaatatttttggagAACTCCAAAATGATAAAGTATGAAACATTTTAGCCAGTTTGTAGTCATGTTAAAATTGTTAATTGCATTAAGTAGATTAAATAGTTGCTCAAAAGCTTCTGTTCAGTTTCAGTGacatttttaacattttattgCTTGTTAGTGCGACAAATTTAGTAAACATTTTTCCGATTCTCGATCTCTCTCATATGCCGGTTATGGCATATTtttgtgaaatatttttcttagtttgtcgttttgtttgtgtttttcttgacAAAATATGAATAGAATTTTGGTTTCAAGTGtcatgttgctgttgtttctatatagaaatatttgacacggtttttgatttttaattaaagacTATGACtgaattcaattgaaatgtaTAGTGAAAATGTATCAATGTGTACCAATTTAGTTATAATCAAAGTAAAGGTGTCAAAAAGGTGTGATC is drawn from Drosophila willistoni isolate 14030-0811.24 chromosome 2R unlocalized genomic scaffold, UCI_dwil_1.1 Seg167, whole genome shotgun sequence and contains these coding sequences:
- the LOC6642856 gene encoding dnaJ protein homolog 1 isoform X1 — translated: MGKDYYKTLGLPKTATDEEIKKAYRKLALRYHPDKNKAANAEEKFKEVAEAYEVLSDKSKREVYDKYGEDGLKSNGTRNGGSSNNTFTYQFHGDPRATFAQFFGNSNPFASFFDMGDNLFDKNVFDLDTEPDFFSSPFGGIGSRHGLGSAFRPSFRSHSFNVHTPFKKEQKQDPPVEHDLYVTLEEIYHGCVKKMKISRRVVQPDGSSKKEDKVLQISIKPGWKSGTKVTFQKEGDQAPGKIPADIVFIIRDKPHAMFKREGSDLRYTARLTLKQALCGVVFQVPTMSGDKLRISTMQEIIKPNTVKRIQGYGLPFPKDTTRKGDLLVAFDIQFPEKLTAAQKEVLRDML
- the LOC6642856 gene encoding dnaJ protein homolog 1 isoform X2 yields the protein MGKDYYKTLGLPKTATDEEIKKAYRKLALRYHPDKNKAANAEEKFKEVAEAYEVLSDKSKREVYDKYGEDGLKSNGTRNGGSSNNTFTYQFHGDPRATFAQFFGNSNPFASFFDMGDNLFDKNVFDLDTEPDFFSSPFGGIGSRHGLGSAFRSHSFNVHTPFKKEQKQDPPVEHDLYVTLEEIYHGCVKKMKISRRVVQPDGSSKKEDKVLQISIKPGWKSGTKVTFQKEGDQAPGKIPADIVFIIRDKPHAMFKREGSDLRYTARLTLKQALCGVVFQVPTMSGDKLRISTMQEIIKPNTVKRIQGYGLPFPKDTTRKGDLLVAFDIQFPEKLTAAQKEVLRDML